Within the Leptospira johnsonii genome, the region AATAACCTTTTATTAAACTTTCTTTAACTACATAGGTAAGCCTTCTGTGAGGCACCAAAAAATATGAAAAGACGAAAGTTTCTAAAACGCTCATATGGTTTCCCGCAAAAACCACAGGTCCCTTGGGAGAAATAACGTTTTCTAGGTTATCTATTTGGAATTTGCCCTCGCAGCCTTCGATCAAGTCTAATATCCCACCCGATAATTCTATCCAACGAGGATCGAAAAACTTTCCTTTCAAGGCGTCCTTTCTTGCGATGAAGATCTGACGGAAGTATCCATACAAAAAAGTAAGATCGGAACGGAATAAGAATCGATCTAAGAGCCATCTTTTTCGATCGGGAGGAGTGATGTATCTCAAGCTCACTCCTTCTCTCAGTTCGATCCTGCGTCCCAATTCTTCCTTGGTTAAGTCGTAAATCCCTGTGATCAGCGCTGAATCCGGGATTTTAACTATAGGCGTTGTGATCTTATCATAAATGGATTCTATTAAACTCACTCTAGGTTCCTTTTAGAAGCGTAAAGAATGACGAACATATTAATTTTCCCCGAATTCTTTTCCAGCTAATAAAAGGTTTTTTAAGATCTATTGTGCGGAGCACCGGAACTAAAATGCTTGGGAGAAGATCACCAATGTACTTCCAAAAACGGTTTTTCTGCTTTGCATTTTTGTTCGAAATCCAGGATCTCTTTTGCATTTTTCAAAGTGATATCAATATCATCCCAGCCGTTTCGGATCCGATTTACAGAAGCTGTATCCAAATGGAAGTTGAATGTTCTGTCTCCCGCTTGCACTTCGAAATTTTCGAGATCGACCCGAATCGAAGAACCTGGATTTTTTGAAACCCATTCGTTTAGGTAGGAGATCTCTTCTTCTTTCAAACGAACTAGTGCGATCCCATTCTTTGCAGAATTAATAGAGAATATATCGGCAAAAGAAGGAGCCAAAATCGCTCTGAACCCAAAATCCGAAAGTGCCCAAGGAGCATGTTCTCTACTGGAGCCGCAGCCGAAATTTTTTCCTGCTATAAGCACACTTGCATTCTTAAATTTTTCCTGGTTCAAAATGAATTCAGGATTTGGAATATTTCCTTCTAAGTCCGAATATCTCCAGTCATGGAATAGATGTTTTCCAAAACCGTTCTTATCTATAAGTTTCATAAACTGTTTAGGAAGTATTTGGTCCGTATCGATATCCTCTCTTGGGATAGAGATCGCAACTCCATTATGTATCGTCCAAATTTTTGGGTTCATGCCAATTTCCTCACATCTGAAAATTTTCCTGTCACTGCCGCAGCGGCTGCCATAGAAGGACTGACTAAATGTGTTCTTCCGCCTCGACCTTGCCTTCCTTCAAAGTTTCGGTTAGAAGTAGAAGCACATCTTTCTCCCGGTTTTAATACGTCGTCGTTCATCGCGAGACATAGGGAACAACCGGGTTCTCTCCATTCAAATCCTGCTTCTTTAAAAATTATATCCAGACCTTCGGATTCCGCCTGACGTTTTACCGATCCAGAGCCTGGAACCACCAATGCTTGCACCCCTGGATGTACTTTTTTACCTCTTGCTACTTCTGCTGCAGATCTTAAGTCTTCTATCCTGGAATTTGTACAGGAACCAATGAATACCTTGTCAATTTTGATCTCAGAGATAGGAGTTCCCGGTTTTAAACCCATATACTCCAATGCGTTCTTAGCGGTTTCCTTGGCTCGGGTATCTTGGAAGTCTTCCGGATTCGGAACGACACCTCCAATCGATAGAGACTGAGAAGGATTGGTTCCCCAGGTAACCTGAGGATCTATTTTAGAAATATCTAATTCAATAGTCTCATCGTATACTGCGTCTTTATCAGTGAAAAATGTTCTCCAAAATTCTACGGCTTGGTCAAAACTTTTGCCTTTGGGGACAAGCTTTCTATCTTTCAAATAATCGAATGTGATTTGGTCGGGTGCGATCAGGCTCGCTCTTGCTCCCGCTTCGATACTCATATTACATAGAGTCATTCTCCCTTCCATAGAAAGTGATTCGATCCATTCACCCTTGTATTCCATGGTGAAACCTCTTCCTCCTGAGGTTCCTATTTTAGAGATCAGTTCCAAGACTATGTCTTTGGCTGTGATCCCGAAGCCTGGTTTACCTATAAAACGCACCAACATGGATTTAGTTTTAGCCTGTTTTAATGTTTGGGTAGCAAGCACGTGTTCCACTTCGCTTGTTCCGATCCCGAACGCTAAAGCGCCGAATGCCCCATGAGTTGCTGTATGAGAATCTCCACACACAATGATTGAACCTGGGATCGTAAATCCTAATTCAGGTCCCAAAACATGCACGATCCCTTGGTCAGGGTCTTCGGGTCCGAATAAACGTATCCCGTAGTCTTTGCAATTTTTTTCCATGGTATCTATCTGCAATCTGGAGACAGGCCCTGCAGCATCTCTGTTCTTGCGATCTCTTGTGGAAACATTATGATCCACCACTCCGAAGGTAAGATCGGTCCTTCTTACGTTTCTATTCTTATTCCTTAAACCTTCGAATGCCTGAGCGGAAGTCACTTCATGAAGAATATGACGGTCCACATATAAAATGGATTCAGAATCCGAATTTTCGGAGATCTTATGATATTCCCAAATTTTGTCGTATAGAGTTTGTCCCATATTTCCCTCTTGTGAAAGAAGGTATCAAATTTACTGATATAATGCAAATAAATTGGTTTTATAAAATATATAACTAAAAGTTATATGTAGTTATGGAATTCAGACAGATTGTTTATTTTCTGGAAATTTCGGAATCAGGCACATTCCTAAAGGCTGCTTCTCGTTTGGGATTAACACAGCCTGCGCTTTCCAAACAGATCTATCTTTTGGAAAAAGAATTGGGAGTTATCGTTTTGGAAAGAGGGGGAAGGGCAGTCAGGCTCACCCACGAAGGAGAAAGGTTTTACCAGTATTCTATCCGGATGAAAGAATTATGGGAAGAGATCCAAAATGGTTTTTCCAAGGAGAATGAACTAAAAGGAAATTATTCCATCTCCGCAGGTGGGACAGTTTCAGCTTGGATATTGCCTCAGATCTTAAAAGAGATCCTGAAAAAAAGAACGGGGCTTTCTCTTTCCGTAAGAGAGGGAGATGCCGGGGAAACCAAGGACGCAGTTTTAAAGGGAGAAGTGGATCTTGGGATCTTGACAGGACCGATCTCAGAACCTAGTCTGAATGTTTTGGAATTTTTATCCGATCGTATCTTCCCAGTGGCTGCGAAAGACCACCCCATTTTCCTAAAAAATAAAATTAGAATAGAAGATCTGAAAAAACAATCCTTTGTATTATTCCATCCAGGTTCCGCACTTAGGAAGGCAGTGGAGAAAAAGATTAAATCTTTCACTAAAGAATTCAGTCCTAAGATCGCAATGGAACTTAGGAGTGTGGAGTCTGTAATCAAATCATTGGAAGCAGGACTCGGGATCGGATTTTTGTCGGAATATTCCATTAGCCCTAAGCTTAAAAAAATCAAATTCGAAGAATGGAATACGGAAAGGAAATTTTATCTTTGTTATCGTAGAAAATCCGGACCAGGACTTGCTTTACTTGCTGAGGAAATATTAAGATCGACTAAAGAATGGGGATCGCAGAGACCTTCTTCCCATTAAGAGGAAGAAGGTCTTAAATTTTATTTTACTCCGGTTTTATGTAAGAATTCCAAAACTTCTTTTTGGACCTTCTCTTTATCTGAGAATACATGTTTAGAAGTCAAAACATGGCTACCTACTTCTATTTGGACCTTAGTGTTGAGAGGATTTGGAGTATCTCCTCCGATCTTATCGAAACCTTTCAGCATCGCGTCCACACTTGCAGTTTTATCCTGATGATCCTTGTCTTTATAATAATATACTAATAGAGTAGGGACCTTGATCTTCTCCAGGCTGTTTTGGCTGAATACGAATTTGGTCGCATTGCTTACGTGTTGGATCGCGGATAAATACTGATCCTTATACCAATATTCGTAATAATGTTCTCCCACTCCGTCGTCCGGCTGTTTAGGAGGGGATTTTCTGATCTTTCCTTGGACCGTTTCTCCAAAGGTCATTCCTCCCGGATAAAAGAATAATTTAGCCAAAGGGACCGCAAAATCGAAAAACGGGGAGAATAATACCAGATCCTTGATCTTGTCCGGATATTTTCCCGCAAGATAAACAGAGATCAAGCCGCCCATACTGGTTCCCATGAGTATAGTTTGATTTCCTAATTTATCCATCATTAATAGACTTTCTTCCGCTACGCGGATATATTCCGTAAAAGGAGTGTCTCTATGATCCTCATTATTGGTTCCGTGACCCGGGAGTCTTAAGTAGTAAGTATTTGCCTTGAGAGAGGCGGAGATCTTGTCTACAGTCTCTTCTCCTTCTGCGCGGGACGCGCCAAAACCGTGTATATAAAGAATTGCGAATTCCGTTTTTCCTGGAGAATAACGGATCAATTTTTCTTCGGATCCTGGTCTTCCGTGAAGTGATTTGGTCTCTTCTAATTTGGTTTTATAAAACGAATCGAAACTTTGCGTTAGGTCCGCTTTTGGATGGAATTCGTATTTGGGGAATGTAGCGTAATAGATCCCCAAATAGGCGATAAGCACAGCACCCAGGCCGATCGAAACCCGTTTGAATATTTTTTTCATCCTTCTCTCCGTGTTTTTCGGATTCATATGCGCGACGAAAAGGATATTAGGAACCCTTTATTTTGAGGCAAGGACTTTTGTTGGAAGAAATGAACGGAATCTAGACCGGGTTCTTGAAAGTGCCAGGTCTTTTAAGCTCTTTTTTT harbors:
- a CDS encoding lysophospholipid acyltransferase family protein; its protein translation is MSLIESIYDKITTPIVKIPDSALITGIYDLTKEELGRRIELREGVSLRYITPPDRKRWLLDRFLFRSDLTFLYGYFRQIFIARKDALKGKFFDPRWIELSGGILDLIEGCEGKFQIDNLENVISPKGPVVFAGNHMSVLETFVFSYFLVPHRRLTYVVKESLIKGYFGPIMRSRDPIAVGRDNPREDLVKVLEEGVNLLKKGVSIVVFPQSTRTRTFNPAEFNSIAVKLAARAGVPVVPFAIKTDFWQNGKIWKDLGSLYRDRKIHMKFGPQIDTKDSRKAQETLLNYVLTNLKEWDVEILSEQK
- the leuD gene encoding 3-isopropylmalate dehydratase small subunit, which encodes MNPKIWTIHNGVAISIPREDIDTDQILPKQFMKLIDKNGFGKHLFHDWRYSDLEGNIPNPEFILNQEKFKNASVLIAGKNFGCGSSREHAPWALSDFGFRAILAPSFADIFSINSAKNGIALVRLKEEEISYLNEWVSKNPGSSIRVDLENFEVQAGDRTFNFHLDTASVNRIRNGWDDIDITLKNAKEILDFEQKCKAEKPFLEVHW
- the leuC gene encoding 3-isopropylmalate dehydratase large subunit gives rise to the protein MGQTLYDKIWEYHKISENSDSESILYVDRHILHEVTSAQAFEGLRNKNRNVRRTDLTFGVVDHNVSTRDRKNRDAAGPVSRLQIDTMEKNCKDYGIRLFGPEDPDQGIVHVLGPELGFTIPGSIIVCGDSHTATHGAFGALAFGIGTSEVEHVLATQTLKQAKTKSMLVRFIGKPGFGITAKDIVLELISKIGTSGGRGFTMEYKGEWIESLSMEGRMTLCNMSIEAGARASLIAPDQITFDYLKDRKLVPKGKSFDQAVEFWRTFFTDKDAVYDETIELDISKIDPQVTWGTNPSQSLSIGGVVPNPEDFQDTRAKETAKNALEYMGLKPGTPISEIKIDKVFIGSCTNSRIEDLRSAAEVARGKKVHPGVQALVVPGSGSVKRQAESEGLDIIFKEAGFEWREPGCSLCLAMNDDVLKPGERCASTSNRNFEGRQGRGGRTHLVSPSMAAAAAVTGKFSDVRKLA
- a CDS encoding LysR family transcriptional regulator, which encodes MEFRQIVYFLEISESGTFLKAASRLGLTQPALSKQIYLLEKELGVIVLERGGRAVRLTHEGERFYQYSIRMKELWEEIQNGFSKENELKGNYSISAGGTVSAWILPQILKEILKKRTGLSLSVREGDAGETKDAVLKGEVDLGILTGPISEPSLNVLEFLSDRIFPVAAKDHPIFLKNKIRIEDLKKQSFVLFHPGSALRKAVEKKIKSFTKEFSPKIAMELRSVESVIKSLEAGLGIGFLSEYSISPKLKKIKFEEWNTERKFYLCYRRKSGPGLALLAEEILRSTKEWGSQRPSSH
- a CDS encoding alpha/beta hydrolase produces the protein MKKIFKRVSIGLGAVLIAYLGIYYATFPKYEFHPKADLTQSFDSFYKTKLEETKSLHGRPGSEEKLIRYSPGKTEFAILYIHGFGASRAEGEETVDKISASLKANTYYLRLPGHGTNNEDHRDTPFTEYIRVAEESLLMMDKLGNQTILMGTSMGGLISVYLAGKYPDKIKDLVLFSPFFDFAVPLAKLFFYPGGMTFGETVQGKIRKSPPKQPDDGVGEHYYEYWYKDQYLSAIQHVSNATKFVFSQNSLEKIKVPTLLVYYYKDKDHQDKTASVDAMLKGFDKIGGDTPNPLNTKVQIEVGSHVLTSKHVFSDKEKVQKEVLEFLHKTGVK